The proteins below are encoded in one region of Neofelis nebulosa isolate mNeoNeb1 chromosome 17, mNeoNeb1.pri, whole genome shotgun sequence:
- the ZNF296 gene encoding zinc finger protein 296: MSRRKAGCMPRRVDPAPAANTDDEMEMPDLVIEMKPEPDVRPLQAPGRGPFSPKEVPTPGRFEGEPRRSSGPVPVGSPLHALGARNQWALWTPLILDPRDRQPWTDKHPDLLTCGRCLQTFPLEAITAFMDHKKLDCQLFRGPSPGQGSARQDPKALGCFRCGRQFSGAWKLLRHAQWDHGLSIYQTEPEAPEAPLLGLAEVAAAVSAVVEPEAEAKGPRVSIPPRRSPTCPVCAKTLSSFSNLKVHMRSHTGERPYACDQCPYTCTQSSKLNRHKKTHRQPRPQSPFKAKASPEQASATAPPEPAAHAAAPASTLLRSSGESAGAAATAGVQEPGAPGGGAQVGPGGASWEATTKEQRTEPAKGPTSPKKLPKPAVKSRGPGGSCEFCGKHFTNSSNLTVHRRSHTGERPYTCELCPYACAQSSKLNRHRRMHGLGPGSTRFECPHCCVPFGLRATLDKHLRQKHPEVAGDA, from the exons ATGTCCCGCCGCAAGGCCGGCTGCATGCCCCGCCGAGTAGACCCCGCGCCCGCCGCCAACACAGACGACGAGATGGAGATGCCGGACCTCGTCATCGAAATGAAGCCGGAGCCAGACGTGCGGCCCCTAcaggccccggggcgggggcccTTCTCCCCGAAGGAAGTGCCCACGCCGGGGCGGTTCGAGGGCGAACCCCGCCGTTCCTCCGGCCCCGTGCCCGTCGGGAGCCCTCTCCACGCCCTCGGCGCGCGGAACCAGTGGGCACTGTGGACGCCGCTGATCCTCGACCCGCGCG ACCGCCAGCCCTGGACCGACAAACACCCAGATCTGTTGACCTGCGGCCGCTGCCTGCAGACCTTTCCTTTGGAAGCCATCACTGCTTTCATGGACCACAAGAAGCTGGACTGTCAGCTTTTCAGAGGCCCCAGCCCCGGCCAGGGCTCAG CACGCCAGGACCCCAAGGCCCTGGGCTGCTTCCGCTGCGGGAGACAGTTCTCAGGGGCCTGGAAACTGCTGCGCCATGCCCAGTGGGACCACGGACTGTCCATCTACCAGACGGAACCCGAGGCCCCAGAGGCCCCGCTGCTGGGCCTGGCAGAGGTGGCCGCCGCCGTGTCGGCAGTGGTGGAGCCGGAAGCTGAGGCCAAGGGCCCCCGGGTGAGCATCCCCCCGCGGCGGAGCCCCACCTGCCCCGTGTGCGCGAAGACCCTCAGCTCCTTCAGCAATCTCAAAGTGCACATGCGCTCGCACACAGGCGAGCGGCCCTATGCCTGTGACCAGTGTCCCTACACCTGTACCCAGAGTAGCAAGCTCAACCGCCACAAGAAGACCCACCGGCAGCCACGGCCTCAGAGCCCCTTCAAGGCCAAAGCCAGTCCAGAACAGGCCTCTGCCACCGCCCCTCCTGAGCCAGCGGCCCACGCCGCGGCCCCGGCCAGCACCCTCCTGCGCAGCAGTGGCGAGAGCGCCGGAGCGGCCGCCACGGCGGGGGTCCAGGAACCCGGGGCTCCTGGTGGTGGGGCGCAGGTGGGCCCCGGCGGGGCCAGTTGGGAAGCTACCACCAAGGAACAGAGAACTGAGCCTGCGAAGGGCCCGACGTCCCCCAAGAAGCTGCCAAAGCCGGCGGTCAAGAGCCGCGGGCCCGGGGGCAGCTGTGAGTTCTGTGGAAAGCACTTCACCAACAGCAGCAACCTGACGGTGCACCGGCGCTCACACACGGGCGAGCGGCCCTACACCTGCGAGCTCTGTCCCTACGCCTGTGCCCAGAGCAGCAAGCTCAACCGCCACCGCCGCATGCACGGCCTGGGGCCGGGCAGCACCCGCTTCGAATGTCCCCACTGCTGTGTGCCCTTCGGCCTGCGTGCCACCCTGGACAAACACCTGCGGCAGAAGCACCCCGAGGTGGCCGGGGACGCCTGA